One Bufo gargarizans isolate SCDJY-AF-19 chromosome 4, ASM1485885v1, whole genome shotgun sequence DNA window includes the following coding sequences:
- the LOC122935216 gene encoding gastrula zinc finger protein XlCGF17.1-like codes for MECSKENLKNSEENVILTVDYKEKEEDIGQRSSEENLITCNVHQGLNCTDPSYNPPNHEEPAPDQSQIVTTIIGQEGGKRFNCGECGKHLKNRSTLNVHRKIHFGEKFSCPECGKCFTNKANLIRHERIHTGEKPFACSVCSKCFSNKPGLVIHERSHTGEKPFSCSECGKGFKSKSELAAHQRKHTGEKPYSCSECGKYYGTKSILKEHQRIHTGEKPFSCSICGSHFLCKSSLTQHVRTHKVKKRFACSVCSKCFSNKPGLVIHERSHTGEKPFSCSECGKGFTNKSDLVKHLRYHTGEKPYPCSECGKSFVTKTKLKDHQRLHTGEKPYSCSVCGKCFAEKSYLSRHEEIHIDQM; via the exons atggagtgcagcaaag AAAATCTCaagaattctgaggaaaatgtcaTTTTAACAGTAGActataaagaaaaagaagaagatatCGGGCAGCGCTCTTCAGAAGAAAACCTAATTACCTGTAATGTACATCAAGGACTTAACTGTACAGACCCGTCATATAATCCTCCTAATCATGAGGAACCTgctcctgaccaatcacagattgttaccacAATTATTGGGCAGGAAGGGGGTAAAAGGTTTAATTGTGGGGAATGTGGAAAACACTTAAAAAACAGATCCACTCTTAATGTCCACAGAAAAATTCACTTTGGAGAGAaattttcatgtccagaatgtggaaaatgttttacaaataaagCAAATCTtattagacatgagagaattcacacaggagagaagccatttgcatgctcagtgtgttcaaAATGTTTTTCAAACAAACCCGGTctcgttatacatgagagaagtcacacaggagagaagccattttcatgttcagaatgcgggaaaGGTTTTAAAAGTAAATCAGAACTTGCTGCCCATCAGAGAaaacacacaggagagaagccgtattcatgttcagaatgtgggaaatattatGGAACAAAATCCATACTTAaagaacatcagagaattcacactggagagaaaccattttcatgttcaataTGTGGGAGCCACTTTTTATGTAAATCAAGTCTTACTCAACATGTGAGAACTCACAAAGTAAAGAAGCGAtttgcatgctcagtgtgttcaaAATGTTTTTCAAATAAACCCGGTctcgttatacatgagagaagtcacacaggagagaagccattttcatgttcagaatgcgggaaaggttttacaaataaatcagatcttgttaaacatctgagatatcacacaggagagaagccgtatccatgttcagaatgcgggaaaAGCTTTGTTACAAAAACCAAACTTAAAGATCATCAGAgacttcacacaggggagaagccatattcgtgttcagtatgtgggaaatgttttgcagagaaaTCATATCTTAGTAGACATGAGGAGATTCACATAGATCAAATGTAA